A window of the Tiliqua scincoides isolate rTilSci1 chromosome 5, rTilSci1.hap2, whole genome shotgun sequence genome harbors these coding sequences:
- the C1QL3 gene encoding complement C1q-like protein 3: MVLLLVILIPVLVSSAGTSAHYEMLGTCRMVCDPYGGTKAPSTAATPDRGLMQSLPTFIQGPKGEAGRPGKAGPRGPPGEPGPPGPVGPPGEKGEPGRQGLPGPPGAPGLNAAGAISAATYSTVPKIAFYAGLKRQHEGYEVLKFDDVVTNLGNHYDPTTGKFTCSIPGIYFFTYHVLMRGGDGTSMWADLCKNNQVRASAIAQDADQNYDYASNSVVLHLEPGDEVYIKLDGGKAHGGNNNKYSTFSGFIIYAD; the protein is encoded by the exons atggtgctgctgctggtcaTCCTGATCCCGGTGCTGGTCAGCTCGGCGGGCACGTCGGCCCACTACGAGATGCTGGGCACCTGCCGCATGGTCTGCGACCCCTACGGGGGCACCAAGGCGCCCAGCACGGCCGCCACCCCGGACCGGGGCCTGATGCAGTCGCTGCCCACCTTCATCCAGGGGCCCAAGGGAGAGGCGGGCCGGCCGGGGAAGGCTGGCCCGCGCGGGCCCCCCGGGGAGCCCGGGCCGCCGGGGCCGGTGGGACCCCCGGGGGAAAAGGGCGAGCCGGGGCGCCAGGGCCTGCCCGGCCCGCCGGGGGCGCCGGGGCTCAACGCGGCGGGGGCCATCAGCGCGGCCACCTACAGCACCGTGCCCAAGATCGCCTTCTACGCCGGGCTCAAGCGGCAGCACGAGGGCTACGAGGTGCTCAAGTTCGACGACGTGGTCACCAACCTGGGCAACCACTACGACCCCACCACGGGCAAGTTCACCTGCTCCATCCCGGGCATCTACTTCTTCACCTACCACGTGCTCATGCGCGGGGGCGACGGCACCAGCATGTGGGCCGATCTCTGCAAGAACAACCAG GTTCGAGCTAGCGCAATTGCTCAGGATGCAGATCAAAACTACGATTATGCCAGCAACAGCGTAGTTCTACATTTGGAGCCGGGAGATGAGGTCTACATAAAGTTAGATGGTGGAAAAGCACATGGAGGAAACAACAACAAATACAGCACATTTTCTGGATTTATAATTTATGCTGACTGA